A portion of the uncultured Draconibacterium sp. genome contains these proteins:
- a CDS encoding PspC domain-containing protein, with protein MILGVSEWLSGKLGWNVTTIRIAFVVGVLIFGVGLGLYLILWIVKMFSK; from the coding sequence ATGATTTTAGGAGTATCAGAGTGGCTTAGTGGAAAATTAGGCTGGAACGTAACAACAATTAGAATTGCCTTTGTTGTAGGCGTATTGATTTTTGGTGTAGGACTTGGATTGTACCTTATTCTTTGGATTGTAAAGATGTTTTCGAAATAA
- a CDS encoding PhoH family protein: MDKQILLEGIDLLEFFGVNNSKIELIKRLFPKIKITARGHALFVQGEPKEIKAFEKKFALILDHYYQYNVLTEEIIHELLDSGVSSFEENGSNEPDIIVFGNNGKPVRARTPNQRRLVESNSKSDLIFAIGPAGTGKTYTAIALAVRALKNKEIRKIILSRPAVEAGENLGFLPGDLKDKIDPYLQPLYDALQDMIPPKKLEEFLKDGVIQIAPLAFMRGRTLSNAYVILDEAQNTTVNQLKMFLTRMGLNAKFIITGDVTQIDLPRKSQSGLIQALRILKGIKNISTIYFDKKDIVRHKLVRDIVEAYDKHAEQKIEIKTDTVDKSDQ; the protein is encoded by the coding sequence TTGGATAAACAAATCTTACTGGAAGGAATTGATCTCCTTGAGTTTTTTGGAGTAAACAATTCGAAAATTGAACTGATTAAAAGGCTTTTCCCAAAAATTAAGATCACCGCGCGGGGTCATGCGTTATTTGTTCAGGGAGAACCCAAAGAAATAAAAGCGTTTGAGAAGAAGTTCGCCCTCATTCTCGATCATTACTATCAGTATAACGTACTCACCGAAGAAATTATTCACGAATTATTGGATTCAGGTGTCTCGTCGTTTGAAGAAAACGGAAGCAACGAACCCGATATTATTGTTTTCGGAAATAACGGAAAACCGGTTCGTGCACGCACACCCAATCAACGACGTTTGGTAGAGAGCAACAGTAAAAGCGATCTGATTTTTGCCATCGGCCCGGCCGGAACAGGAAAAACATACACCGCAATTGCATTAGCCGTTAGGGCACTAAAAAATAAGGAGATCAGAAAAATTATTCTTAGCCGCCCGGCTGTTGAGGCCGGTGAAAATCTGGGATTTCTTCCCGGCGATTTAAAGGATAAGATCGATCCGTATTTGCAACCACTTTACGATGCTTTGCAGGATATGATTCCGCCCAAAAAACTGGAAGAATTTCTGAAAGATGGCGTAATACAAATTGCCCCGCTTGCTTTTATGCGCGGACGAACATTGAGCAATGCTTACGTAATTCTCGATGAAGCGCAAAATACGACAGTTAATCAACTTAAAATGTTTTTAACGCGAATGGGACTAAACGCTAAGTTCATTATTACCGGAGATGTTACCCAGATCGACCTTCCGCGAAAAAGCCAGTCGGGGTTGATACAGGCACTGCGCATTTTAAAAGGCATTAAAAATATTTCAACCATTTATTTTGATAAAAAGGATATCGTTCGCCACAAATTAGTGCGCGATATTGTTGAGGCCTATGACAAACACGCCGAACAGAAAATTGAGATAAAAACAGATACTGTAGATAAAAGCGACCAATAA
- a CDS encoding phosphoribosylaminoimidazolesuccinocarboxamide synthase, protein MGNALTKTSFNFPGQKSHYKGKVRDVYNINDDFLVMVVSDRISAFDVVLPKGIPFKGQVLNQIAEKFLDATADIVPNWKIATPDPNVTVGHFCETFPVEMIVRGYLTGSSWRLYKNGGRDICGVPLPEGLKEHQAFPEPLLTPTTKAEQGAHDENISREEIIKQGLVSEEDYVELERISLELFKRGSEIAKEMGLILVDTKYEFGKKDGQIYLIDEIHTPDSSRYFYADGYQERFDKGENQKQLSKEFVREWLMENNFQGRDGDVLPEIPESFVNEVSERYIELYENITGDKFVKSDTSKIEDRIESAVNDFLKQA, encoded by the coding sequence ATGGGTAACGCACTTACAAAAACAAGTTTCAATTTTCCGGGACAAAAAAGCCACTACAAAGGTAAAGTTCGCGATGTATACAACATCAACGACGATTTTTTGGTGATGGTTGTTTCCGATCGTATTTCTGCATTCGACGTGGTACTGCCTAAAGGAATTCCTTTTAAAGGTCAGGTTCTAAACCAGATTGCAGAGAAGTTTCTGGATGCCACGGCTGATATTGTTCCAAACTGGAAAATAGCAACACCCGATCCAAATGTAACAGTAGGTCATTTTTGCGAAACTTTCCCGGTAGAAATGATCGTTCGCGGTTATTTAACCGGAAGCTCGTGGAGATTGTATAAAAACGGTGGTCGCGATATTTGCGGTGTTCCGCTTCCTGAAGGTTTGAAAGAACACCAGGCATTTCCTGAGCCACTATTAACGCCAACAACAAAAGCAGAGCAAGGTGCTCACGATGAAAACATCTCGCGCGAAGAGATCATCAAACAAGGCCTGGTTTCAGAAGAAGATTACGTGGAACTGGAGCGCATTTCGCTGGAACTGTTCAAGCGTGGTAGCGAAATTGCCAAAGAAATGGGATTGATTTTGGTAGATACTAAATATGAGTTTGGTAAAAAAGATGGCCAGATTTACCTGATCGACGAAATTCACACACCCGACTCTTCGCGTTATTTTTACGCCGATGGTTACCAGGAACGTTTTGACAAAGGCGAAAACCAGAAGCAGCTTTCGAAAGAATTTGTGCGCGAATGGCTGATGGAAAATAATTTCCAGGGCCGCGACGGCGATGTACTTCCTGAAATTCCAGAGTCGTTTGTTAACGAGGTATCGGAAAGATACATTGAACTGTACGAAAACATCACCGGCGATAAATTCGTAAAATCAGACACTTCGAAAATTGAAGACCGCATTGAATCAGCCGTTAATGATTTTTTGAAGCAAGCTTAA
- a CDS encoding TlpA disulfide reductase family protein, protein MKRLTVLIILAFFAINIFAQDEFTLVKEGDAAPDFSIRMEDGSVKKLSDLKGKVVWINFFADWCPPCRKELPHLEKDVYQKLKQNKSFEVLVIGREHDWATVNKFKADNNYTLPFYPDPERDIFSKYAKQNIPRNFIIDKNGKIVVASIGFKEDEFNEIIEKVNKLLN, encoded by the coding sequence ATGAAACGATTAACAGTACTGATCATACTAGCATTCTTCGCGATAAACATTTTTGCGCAAGACGAATTTACCCTGGTAAAAGAAGGCGACGCTGCACCCGACTTTTCAATAAGGATGGAAGACGGATCGGTAAAGAAACTATCAGATTTGAAAGGCAAAGTAGTGTGGATTAACTTTTTTGCCGATTGGTGTCCTCCGTGCCGTAAAGAGCTGCCTCATCTTGAAAAAGATGTGTACCAAAAACTAAAGCAAAACAAAAGTTTCGAGGTGCTGGTAATTGGTCGCGAGCACGATTGGGCAACGGTAAACAAATTTAAAGCCGACAACAATTACACACTCCCCTTCTACCCCGATCCTGAGCGCGATATCTTTTCGAAATATGCCAAACAAAATATTCCGCGTAATTTTATAATCGATAAAAATGGAAAAATCGTAGTAGCATCTATTGGTTTTAAGGAAGATGAATTCAATGAGATTATAGAAAAAGTAAATAAATTACTGAACTGA
- a CDS encoding S8 family serine peptidase, translated as MKKLLFKLLSIVVMVGFFQSCQETIFEDEPSDEIQLKSASTAQMGYIVVLQDAEVNQELTKLKGYEKKQAAMKLVSEKILKRAGISDGEIGHVFGTALQGFSVKIPPGQLKKLENDPSVKYVQVDRIISLGLPELSIKKKPTPTPPAQSVPWGISRVNGGITYSGNNVAWIVDTGIDTDHPDLNVNVDRSRTFVTTEPIPSVEDLNGHGTHVAGTVAARNDAIGVVGVAAGATVISCRVLDRSGSGSFSWTVAALDYIASAGTAGDVVNMSLGPSSPYIDPAVDAAVQSVAALGIKISIAAGNESDDCALYSPAHNNGANIYTISASDINDNWAYFSNFGTPVDFCEPGYSIYSTYLNGGYATLSGTSMAAPHAAGILLLGDISPDGTVSGDPDGDADAIGVVGGGTPPPPANLAPTADFTLSVTNLTVSFTNQSGDSDGTITAYDWNFGDGNSSSAENPAPHTYATAGTYTVSLTVTDDDGASDSFTSSVTVTEEQPPIGGDIVLDVAITGNKVKKVTLTWTGAIGATVTLYYNGDPMVVTNSGSYIENLGKITGGTYNYYIVDEAGNTSNEVDLSF; from the coding sequence ATGAAAAAATTGCTGTTTAAATTATTGAGTATTGTAGTAATGGTAGGCTTTTTTCAATCCTGCCAGGAAACCATTTTTGAAGATGAACCATCAGATGAGATTCAATTAAAATCTGCATCAACTGCCCAAATGGGTTACATTGTTGTACTGCAAGACGCAGAAGTGAATCAGGAGTTAACAAAACTCAAAGGTTACGAAAAGAAACAGGCTGCCATGAAATTAGTCTCGGAAAAGATTTTAAAAAGAGCCGGTATTTCTGATGGCGAAATCGGCCATGTTTTCGGAACTGCTTTACAAGGATTTTCGGTGAAAATTCCTCCTGGCCAGCTAAAGAAACTGGAAAATGATCCTTCGGTGAAATACGTTCAGGTTGATCGTATAATTTCTCTTGGCTTACCAGAGCTTTCAATAAAAAAGAAACCTACTCCAACTCCACCTGCACAATCCGTACCCTGGGGAATTAGCCGGGTTAATGGAGGAATTACTTATTCAGGAAATAATGTTGCCTGGATTGTGGATACAGGAATTGATACCGATCACCCGGATTTAAACGTAAATGTCGATCGTAGCCGAACATTCGTTACAACCGAGCCAATTCCGTCAGTTGAAGATTTAAATGGCCACGGAACTCATGTTGCCGGAACTGTTGCTGCCAGAAATGATGCTATTGGGGTTGTTGGTGTAGCTGCAGGAGCTACTGTAATCTCTTGTCGCGTACTCGACCGTAGCGGATCAGGCTCATTCTCGTGGACAGTTGCAGCGTTAGATTATATCGCCAGTGCTGGTACTGCAGGAGATGTTGTAAATATGAGTTTGGGACCATCAAGTCCTTATATCGACCCGGCAGTTGACGCCGCCGTACAATCAGTGGCTGCTCTGGGAATAAAAATTTCTATCGCTGCAGGAAACGAAAGTGATGATTGTGCTTTATATTCACCAGCTCACAACAATGGAGCAAATATTTATACGATCTCAGCATCTGATATTAATGACAATTGGGCTTACTTTTCAAATTTTGGTACACCGGTTGATTTCTGTGAACCAGGATATAGTATATATTCTACTTACTTAAATGGTGGTTATGCTACTTTAAGTGGAACATCGATGGCTGCACCTCACGCTGCAGGAATATTATTACTTGGAGATATTTCACCTGATGGTACTGTTTCTGGCGATCCGGATGGAGATGCTGATGCAATTGGAGTTGTTGGTGGTGGTACACCTCCACCTCCTGCAAACCTTGCTCCAACAGCTGATTTTACATTATCAGTAACAAATCTTACAGTTAGTTTCACAAACCAAAGTGGCGATTCGGACGGCACTATAACCGCTTATGACTGGAACTTTGGTGATGGAAATTCTTCTTCGGCTGAAAATCCAGCACCACATACTTATGCAACAGCAGGCACTTATACTGTTAGCTTAACCGTTACCGACGATGATGGCGCAAGCGATAGCTTTACAAGTAGCGTTACTGTTACTGAAGAACAGCCACCAATTGGTGGTGATATTGTACTAGATGTTGCAATTACCGGAAACAAGGTTAAAAAAGTTACCTTAACATGGACGGGTGCAATTGGTGCAACTGTTACGCTGTACTATAACGGAGATCCGATGGTTGTGACCAACAGTGGATCTTACATTGAGAATTTAGGTAAGATTACTGGCGGTACTTACAACTATTACATTGTTGACGAAGCCGGAAACACATCAAACGAAGTAGATTTATCATTTTAA
- a CDS encoding serine hydrolase domain-containing protein, giving the protein MKKLIYILTVLLVFGISCTTEDPKIKEAEDYLEQLRVESESIGWTATVSVDNEIVFSKGFGLANYEQQVPVYPEKTKFRIGSISKALTAAGLGILIEEGKIDLDAPVQKYVPDFPEKKYEITTRQVAGHLAGIRHYNGNEFLSSKYYPTVKDGLTIFMNDTLLFEPGTQYSYSSYGFNLLSAVMERASGQEFLHFMQTRVFDPLGMTETTAERMDSLILFRAGYYDMNNGKVINAPFVDNSYKWAGGGFISTSEDLVRFGNGMLNNTLFSEEVKQQLITPQTVTNGETTEYGMGFFSGIDEFGRSYYGHAGGSVGGCSNLIIYPKEKMVVAVITNDTNAKVGNDLFKIADFLLED; this is encoded by the coding sequence ATGAAAAAGCTGATTTATATACTAACCGTGTTGTTGGTATTTGGTATTTCCTGTACAACTGAAGATCCAAAAATAAAAGAAGCCGAAGACTACCTGGAACAACTACGTGTTGAAAGCGAATCGATAGGGTGGACTGCCACCGTGTCGGTTGATAATGAGATCGTCTTTTCAAAAGGATTTGGCTTGGCAAATTACGAGCAACAAGTGCCGGTTTATCCCGAAAAAACAAAATTCAGAATAGGAAGTATCTCAAAGGCACTTACGGCAGCAGGATTGGGAATTCTAATTGAAGAGGGGAAAATAGACCTTGATGCACCAGTTCAGAAATATGTTCCTGATTTCCCGGAAAAGAAATATGAAATTACAACCCGACAGGTGGCCGGGCATTTAGCCGGAATTCGGCATTACAATGGAAACGAATTTCTTTCCTCGAAATACTATCCAACGGTAAAAGATGGATTGACGATTTTTATGAATGATACATTATTGTTTGAGCCGGGTACTCAATACAGTTATTCCAGTTACGGTTTTAATTTGCTGAGTGCAGTCATGGAAAGGGCATCAGGTCAAGAGTTTTTGCATTTTATGCAAACACGCGTTTTCGATCCACTTGGAATGACGGAAACGACAGCTGAACGAATGGATTCTCTCATATTGTTTCGTGCCGGCTATTATGATATGAATAACGGGAAAGTGATAAATGCACCTTTCGTTGATAATAGCTACAAATGGGCTGGTGGTGGCTTTATTTCTACGTCTGAAGATTTAGTGAGGTTTGGTAATGGAATGCTGAATAATACGCTTTTTTCGGAAGAGGTAAAACAACAACTTATAACACCACAAACAGTGACAAACGGTGAAACAACGGAATATGGGATGGGATTCTTTTCAGGAATCGATGAATTTGGTCGTAGCTATTATGGGCATGCCGGGGGCTCGGTTGGTGGTTGCAGCAATTTAATTATTTACCCTAAAGAGAAAATGGTGGTAGCCGTAATTACCAACGATACCAATGCTAAAGTTGGTAATGATCTGTTTAAAATAGCCGATTTTTTATTGGAAGACTAG
- a CDS encoding rhodanese-related sulfurtransferase — protein sequence MFLYNRVNKEELKKRLAEETFQRKTISFYRYHILDNPQDFRDELFRDWFPLECFGRIYVAREGINAQMSVPEHHWDAFVETLKKHEILQDIPIKYAIEDDGKSFYKLTIKVRPKLVADGLDDDAYDVTNVGKHLSGVEFHKYIGQENTVLVDMRNYYESEIGHFEGAICPEADTFREELDIVTDLLEDKKDKKVLLYCTGGIRCEKASAYLKHQGFTDVNQLHGGILEYARQIKTAKLDSKFIGKNFVFDERLGESVNGEIISKCHQCGKPCDSHTNCDNHGCHILFIQCPECAEKYHGCCTPECADEKMNGTGRPSDLRIGFGNSRKFRKSLSLMQLEQQK from the coding sequence ATGTTTTTATACAACCGGGTAAATAAAGAAGAACTTAAAAAGAGACTGGCAGAAGAAACCTTTCAGCGAAAAACGATATCATTTTATCGCTACCACATTCTTGATAATCCACAAGATTTCAGAGACGAGCTTTTCCGCGATTGGTTTCCGCTGGAGTGCTTTGGCCGTATTTATGTTGCCCGCGAAGGGATTAACGCACAAATGAGTGTGCCCGAACATCATTGGGATGCCTTTGTTGAGACATTGAAAAAACATGAGATTCTGCAAGACATCCCGATTAAATATGCCATTGAAGACGATGGAAAATCGTTTTACAAATTAACCATTAAAGTGCGCCCAAAACTGGTTGCCGATGGGTTGGATGATGATGCCTACGATGTAACCAATGTAGGCAAACATTTATCGGGTGTTGAATTTCACAAATACATTGGGCAGGAAAATACTGTGCTTGTTGATATGCGCAATTACTACGAAAGTGAAATTGGTCATTTTGAAGGAGCGATTTGTCCGGAAGCTGATACTTTTCGTGAAGAGTTGGATATTGTAACCGACCTGCTGGAAGACAAAAAAGATAAAAAAGTACTGCTGTACTGTACCGGCGGAATTCGCTGCGAAAAAGCAAGTGCATACCTGAAACACCAGGGATTTACAGACGTCAACCAGCTACATGGCGGAATTCTGGAATATGCACGTCAAATTAAAACCGCTAAACTGGATTCAAAATTCATTGGTAAAAATTTCGTTTTCGACGAACGTTTGGGCGAAAGTGTAAACGGCGAAATTATTTCGAAATGCCACCAGTGTGGTAAACCCTGCGATTCGCACACCAACTGCGATAATCATGGTTGCCATATACTTTTTATTCAGTGCCCGGAATGTGCGGAAAAATACCACGGTTGCTGTACACCCGAATGTGCCGATGAAAAAATGAACGGAACAGGCCGTCCATCAGATTTACGCATAGGTTTTGGTAACAGTCGCAAATTCAGAAAAAGCCTTTCGTTAATGCAACTCGAGCAACAAAAATAG
- a CDS encoding tRNA-dihydrouridine synthase produces MNNFWQEFKEPAFSLAPMEDVTDTVFREIVMGMAAPGKLHMVFTEFTSVEGMNHPVGRERVSERLIVNDSERALLKKLNIKIVAQIWGRDPEIYHNIAKYITENYDFDGIDINMGCPVKKVFKIGACSALIGEPERAKEIVLATKEATHLPVSVKTRTGIKEHITENWIANLLEVDPAAIILHGRTQRMQSEGDANWNEIAKAVQLKNGLKPHIPIHGNGDVFSYKQGLERIKQTGVNGVMVGRGIFQNPWFFNPEKEEISMEDRIAKLLDHTRLFEQTWSPDKNFNILKRFYKIYLNSFPGAAKMRADLMEVKSYEEVYQYFNS; encoded by the coding sequence ATGAATAATTTCTGGCAAGAATTTAAAGAACCTGCGTTTTCATTAGCTCCCATGGAAGACGTTACCGATACTGTTTTTCGCGAGATTGTGATGGGAATGGCTGCACCGGGAAAATTGCACATGGTTTTTACAGAGTTCACTTCTGTTGAAGGCATGAACCACCCGGTTGGTCGCGAACGGGTATCTGAGCGTTTGATCGTGAATGATTCGGAACGTGCTTTGCTTAAAAAACTCAACATTAAAATTGTTGCTCAAATTTGGGGGCGCGATCCGGAGATTTACCACAACATTGCCAAATATATTACCGAGAATTACGATTTCGACGGCATAGACATTAACATGGGATGCCCGGTAAAAAAGGTGTTTAAAATTGGAGCCTGCAGTGCACTGATTGGCGAACCGGAACGTGCCAAAGAAATTGTTCTGGCAACAAAAGAAGCCACTCACCTACCCGTTAGTGTAAAAACCCGCACCGGAATAAAAGAACATATTACCGAAAACTGGATTGCCAATTTGCTTGAAGTTGATCCGGCAGCCATTATTCTGCATGGTCGCACGCAACGAATGCAATCGGAAGGCGATGCCAACTGGAACGAAATTGCTAAGGCCGTTCAATTGAAGAACGGCTTAAAACCGCATATTCCGATTCATGGAAACGGCGATGTATTTTCCTATAAACAAGGACTTGAGCGAATAAAACAAACCGGAGTTAATGGCGTAATGGTTGGGCGCGGTATTTTCCAGAATCCGTGGTTTTTTAATCCTGAGAAAGAAGAAATTTCGATGGAGGACCGAATTGCCAAACTGCTTGACCACACCCGGTTGTTTGAGCAAACCTGGAGCCCAGATAAAAATTTTAATATCCTGAAACGCTTTTATAAAATCTATCTGAACTCGTTTCCGGGCGCTGCAAAAATGCGTGCCGATTTAATGGAAGTAAAAAGCTACGAAGAAGTATATCAGTACTTCAATTCATAA